A genomic region of Venturia canescens isolate UGA chromosome 7, ASM1945775v1, whole genome shotgun sequence contains the following coding sequences:
- the LOC122414024 gene encoding uncharacterized protein yields MTSIGKGRGWARATDHETVLRRPGQSISPKTSEIEELVNKINDLSFDVPSFEDFDRLISFLENQSDDERNANLNKLWKNILEDRHFGVKYSELCLNNKIDKTSTMGHLLPQLRRSLFTNTQMSYNRREELYKEKPENVTNLTWVLGLVMFHMTTKMRLVLSQALLNCMSLLLDTPSEDDIETVAIQLYLNGKYIQEISNETPCEKEPTDVELVDVVNKARKVLIDRNVSARSRALLLLIIELAHQRYEPFTRELQAFYAAVLEPTYLPEDGSSCIYSREFNQQLYFYQLLSKGMIKTESVVIQQTPSNKIQPQQQQQQQHHHHQQQHQQHQQQQQQQQQVPQKMNRNEGNPGPVPRAIRGTGASESSKDHRNDKKTSRNHKDKLTDKQVRMTKPNTNSKVWGHDDRFDNDYE; encoded by the exons ATGACATCGATTGGGAAAGGTAGAGGTTGGGCGAGGGCCACCGATCATGAAACCGTTCTTCGTCGACCGGGTCAATCAATCTCTCCTAAAACATCGGAAATTGAAGAACTTGTGAATAAAATTAACGACCTTAGTTTTGACGTGCCGTCATTCGAAGATTTTGACCGATTAATTAGCTTCCTGGAAAATCAATCGGACGATGAGCGGAATGC GAACCTGAACAAACTATGGAAGAACATATTGGAAGATCGGCATTTTGGGGTTAAATACAGTGAATTGTGTCTTAATAACAAAATAGATAAAACTTCTACTATGGGTCATTTACTACCACAACTACGGCGCTCGCTTTTCACCAACACTCAGATGAGTTACAACA GAAGAGAGGAGCTATACAAAGAAAAACCAGAAAACGTGACAAATCTGACTTGGGTGTTAGGACTCGTCATGTTCCATATGACTACCAAAATGAGGCTCGTCTTAAGTCAAGCTCTTTTAAATTGCATGAGTCTTCTACTCGATACTCCGAGCGAGGATGACATTGAAACTGTCGCAATTCAG CTTTATCTCAATGGCAAATATATTCAAGAGATTAGTAATGAAACTCCTTGCGAAAAAGAGCCTACTGATGTAGAACTTGTGGATGTAGTGAATAAAGCGCGAAAAGTGCTGATTGACCGTAATGTGAGTGCACGATCACGAGCTCTGTTACTACTTATTATCGAGTTGGCACATCAACGATACGAGCCATTTACCAGAGAACTTCAAGCATTTTATGCAGCGGTGCTTG agCCTACTTACTTACCAGAAGATGGTTCAAGTTGTATCTACAGTCGAGAATTTAATCAGCAATTGTATTTCTATCAACTTCTATCTAAAGGAATGATCAAAACTGAGTCAGTTGTGATCCAACAAACACCTAGCAATAAAATACAaccgcagcagcagcaacagcaacaacaccaccaccaccaacAACAACATCAACAgcatcaacaacaacaacaacaacaacaacaagtTCCGCAGAAAATGAATCGAAACGAGGGAAATCCGGGTCCGGTACCTCGTGCTATTCGAGGCACAGGTGCCAGCGAAAGCTCGAAGGATCAtaggaacgataaaaaaacgtcGCGTAATCATAAAGACAAACTTACCGATAAACAAGTACGAATGACAAAGCCAAACACCAACAGCAAAGTTTGGGGACACGACGATCGATTTGATAACGATTACGAGTGA
- the LOC122413160 gene encoding hornerin-like, with protein sequence MELLTDSVFSLFSDPKSITCGIGGYIYDPDDCQVFYKCDYSKRAGRYIPVKTICTPGTVFSKERHNRCVPPKKSGRPECEGARPPSQYSFRLKDQNSNSSSGSVQFPTKKSDEIVCKKQGFLEDPKDCTKFYLCIVSGVNAFKKYEYNCPESTVWETKRRWCVLSWATSREECKTNDVPAEVPPDADIGFPAFGPPEPEVAPPADASGQDTGLSSQHSESSGYESESGYHQSESSGYQNESGYHHSESSGHGSTSGNHHSENSGNGNESGNHSESSGHGNESGNHNSESSGHGNESGSHHSESSGHGSESGNHSESSGQGNESGNHHSESSGNGNESGSHHSESSGHGSESGNHSESSGQANESGNHHSESSAHGNESGGHHSESSGHGSESGNHSESSGQGNESGNHNSESSEHGNESGSHHSESSGHGSELGNHSESSGQGNESGTHSSESSEHGNESGGHHSESSGHGSESGNHSESSGQGNESGNHSESSGQGNESGNHSEGSDTESGNHHSESSGHGSESGNHHSESSGNGNESGSHHSESSGHGSESGNHSESSGQANESGNHHSESSAHGNESGNHSESSGQGNESGNHSESSGQGNESGNHSEGSDTESGNHHSESSGHGSESSNHHSESSGHGSELGNHSESSGQGNESGNHSESSGQGNESGNDSEGSDTESGNHHSESSGHGSESGNHHSESSGNGNESGSHHSESSGHGSESGNHSESSGQANESGNHHSESSAHGNESGNHSESSGQGNESGNHSEGSDTESGNHHSESAGHGSESGNHHSESSGNGNESGSHHSESSGHGSESGNHSESSGQANESGNHHSESSAHGNESGNHSESSGQGNESGNHHSESSGHGSESGNHHSESSGQGNESGNYHSESSGHGNESGGHHSESSGHGSESGNHHSESSGHGNESGNHSESSGHVNESGNHNSESSGHGNASGSHHSESSGYESESGYHHSESSGYQNESGYHHSESSGHGSTSGNHHSENSGHGNESGNHSESSGHVNESGNHNSESSEHGNESGSHHSESSGHGSESGNHSESSGQGNESGNHHSESSNHGNESGNHSESSGHVNESGNHNSESSGHESESSSHSESSGHGNEAGNHNSESSGHGSESGNHSEGSDNESSGNHHSESSGYQNESSNHHSESSVHGNESANHSESSGHESDSSSHQTESSGHKNESEATSSQEYGSNEHKPCAPEHVNPGVPAGGNQPQEHHPQVPKCPSNVNESANSQSGGSDHHTCQYNENQPQAPSQGSGSNEHKPEIPQCNGSGGQSTDVVPPKENESSEQHSGCNQKPSDHDSPSNGVNLPSSSPSANSTSCPIGHLTGDQVALVCPTGFRRHPKYCNLFYQCTSAHEMDFKVVVLSCPTNLIYDSVKMQCLPPHVSERCTGMIAKSALYETLQQHSLTPIDVPDHRLCPGPGHYPYHSSCSDIFYKCVSNDDESVDGYLYKCPPGFVYWPGSRRCEDASRFSCAGSNH encoded by the exons ATGGAa TTGCTGACAGATTCTGTTTTTTCACTATTCTCAGACCCGAAGAGCATCACGTGCGGCATCGGAGGATACATTTATGATCCTGATGATTGTCAGGTTTTCTACAAGTGTGATTATTCGAAAAGGGCTGGAAGGTACATCCCGGTGAAAACAATTTGTACTCCGGGTACTGTGTTTTCGAAAGAACGTCATAACAGATGTGTGCCACCAAAAAAAAGTGGTCGTCCAGAGTGCGAAGGTGCTCGTCCTCCGAGTCAGTACAGCTTCAGACTTAAAgaccaaaattcaaattcgtcATCAGGATCTgttcaatttcctacaaagAAGAGTGACGAGATTGTCTGCAAAAAGCAAGGTTTCCTAGAAGATCCCAAGGATTGTACCAAGTTTTACTTATGCATAGTCAGCGGGGTGAATGCTTTCAAAAAGTACGAATATAATTGTCCAGAAAGCACGGTATGGGAAACTAAACGAAGATGGTGTGTACTCTCGTGGGCTACGTCTCGAGAAGAGTGCAAGACTAATGATGTGCCAGCAGAAGTGCCACCTGATGCAGATATCGGTTTTCCGGCATTCGGACCTCCCGAACCAGAAGTAGCGCCACCGGCTGATGCTTCAGGACAGGATACTGGGTTAAGCAGTCAGCACTCAGAAAGCTCCGGATATGAGAGCGAATCGGGTTATCACCAGTCAGAAAGCTCTGGTTATCAGAATGAATCGGGCTATCACCATTCGGAGAGTTCCGGACATGGAAGTACATCAGGTAATCATCATTCAGAAAATTCTGGAAATGGAAATGAATCGGGCAATCATTCAGAGAGCTCCGGCCACGGAAACGAGTCAGGCAATCATAATTCCGAGAGCTCTGGACACGGAAACGAATCAGGTAGCCATCATTCAGAGAGCTCCGGACATGGAAGTGAATCAGGCAATCATTCAGAGAGCTCGGGACAAGGAAACGAGTCAGGCAATCATCATTCGGAGAGCTCTGGAAACGGAAACGAGTCAGGTAGCCATCATTCAGAGAGCTCCGGACATGGAAGTGAATCGGGCAATCATTCAGAGAGCTCGGGACAAGCAAACGAGTCAGGTAATCATCATTCGGAGAGCTCCGCCCACGGAAACGAATCAGGTGGCCATCATTCAGAGAGCTCCGGACATGGAAGTGAATCAGGCAATCATTCAGAGAGCTCGGGACAAGGAAACGAGTCAGGCAATCATAATTCAGAGAGCTCTGAACACGGAAACGAATCAGGTAGCCATCATTCAGAGAGCTCCGGACATGGAAGTGAATTAGGCAATCATTCAGAGAGCTCGGGACAAGGAAACGAGTCAGGCACTCATAGTTCAGAGAGCTCTGAACACGGAAACGAATCAGGTGGCCATCATTCAGAGAGCTCTGGACATGGAAGTGAATCAGGCAATCATTCAGAGAGCTCGGGACAAGGAAACGAGTCAGGCAATCATTCAGAGAGCTCTGGACAAGGAAACGAGTCCGGTAATCACTCGGAAGGCTCTGATACCGAGTCGGGTAATCACCATTCAGAGAGCTCTGGACACGGTAGCGAGTCAGGTAATCATCATTCGGAGAGCTCTGGAAACGGAAACGAGTCAGGTAGCCATCATTCAGAGAGCTCCGGACATGGAAGTGAATCGGGCAATCATTCAGAGAGCTCGGGACAAGCAAACGAGTCAGGTAATCATCATTCGGAGAGCTCCGCCCACGGAAACGAGTCAGGCAATCATTCAGAGAGCTCTGGACAAGGAAACGAGTCAGGCAATCATTCAGAGAGCTCTGGACAAGGAAACGAGTCTGGTAATCACTCAGAAGGCTCTGACACCGAGTCGGGTAATCACCATTCAGAGAGCTCTGGACACGGTAGCGAGTCAAGTAATCATCATTCGGAGAGCTCTGGACATGGAAGTGAATTAGGCAATCATTCAGAGAGCTCGGGACAAGGAAACGAGTCAGGCAATCATTCAGAGAGCTCTGGACAAGGAAACGAGTCCGGTAATGACTCGGAAGGCTCTGATACCGAGTCGGGTAATCACCATTCAGAGAGCTCTGGACACGGTAGCGAGTCAGGTAATCATCATTCGGAGAGCTCTGGAAACGGAAACGAGTCAGGTAGCCATCATTCAGAGAGCTCCGGACATGGAAGTGAATCAGGCAATCATTCAGAGAGCTCGGGACAAGCAAACGAGTCAGGTAATCATCATTCGGAGAGCTCCGCCCACGGAAACGAGTCAGGCAATCATTCAGAGAGCTCTGGACAAGGAAACGAGTCCGGTAATCACTCGGAAGGCTCTGACACCGAGTCGGGTAATCACCATTCAGAGAGCGCTGGACACGGTAGCGAGTCAGGTAATCATCATTCGGAGAGCTCTGGAAACGGAAACGAGTCAGGTAGCCATCATTCAGAGAGCTCCGGACATGGAAGTGAATCGGGCAATCATTCAGAGAGCTCGGGACAAGCAAACGAGTCAGGTAATCATCATTCGGAGAGCTCCGCGCACGGAAACGAGTCAGGCAATCATTCAGAGAGCTCTGGACAAGGAAACGAGTCAGGTAATCATCATTCGGAGAGCTCGGGACACGGTAGTGAGTCAGGTAATCATCATTCCGAGAGCTCTGGACAAGGAAACGAGTCCGGTAATTATCATTCGGAGAGCTCCGGACACGGAAACGAATCAGGTGGCCATCATTCAGAGAGCTCTGGACACGGTAGTGAGTCAGGTAATCATCATTCGGAAAGCTCCGGCCACGGAAACGAGTCAGGCAATCATTCGGAGAGCTCCGGACACGTAAACGAGTCAGGCAATCATAATTCAGAGAGCTCTGGACACGGAAACGCATCAGGTAGCCATCATTCAGAGAGCTCCGGATATGAGAGCGAATCGGGTTATCATCATTCAGAAAGCTCTGGTTATCAGAATGAATCGGGCTATCACCATTCGGAGAGTTCCGGACATGGAAGTACATCAGGTAATCATCATTCAGAAAACTCTGGACATGGAAATGAATCGGGCAATCATTCAGAGAGCTCCGGCCACGTAAACGAGTCAGGCAATCATAATTCAGAAAGCTCTGAACACGGAAACGAATCAGGTAGCCATCATTCAGAGAGCTCCGGACATGGAAGTGAATCAGGCAATCATTCAGAGAGCTCGGGACAAGGAAACGAGTCAGGTAATCATCATTCAGAGAGCTCCAACCACGGAAACGAGTCAGGCAATCATTCGGAGAGCTCCGGGCACGTAAACGAGTCAGGCAATCATAATTCAGAGAGCTCCGGACATGAAAGTGAATCAAGCAGCCATTCAGAGAGCTCTGGACACGGGAACGAGGCGGGTAATCATAATTCGGAGAGCTCCGGACATGGAAGTGAATCAGGCAACCACTCAGAGGGCTCTGATAACGAGTCATCAGGTAATCATCATTCAGAGAGCTCTGGTTATCAAAACGAGTCAAGCAATCATCACTCAGAAAGTTCTGTACATGGCAATGAATCGGCCAATCATTCAGAGAGCTCCGGACATGAAAGCGATTCGTCTAGTCATCAGACGGAGAGCTCTGGACATAAAAACGAATCAGAAGCGACTTCATCACAGGAATACGGATCAAATGAGCACAAACCATGCGCCCCTGAACATGTAAATCCGGGAGTCCCTGCAGGCGGCAACCAACCCCAAGAGCATCATCCACAAGTTCCTAAATGCCCTAGTAACGTAAACGAGTCAGCGAACTCACAATCCGGAGGATCTGATCATCATACTTGTCAATATAACGAAAATCAGCCACAAGCCCCTTCGCAAGGAAGCGGATCTAATGAACATAAACCAGAAATCCCTCAATGCAATGGATCAGGAGGGCAATCGACAGACGTCGTTCCTCCCAAAGAGAACGAATCGAGCGAACAACATTCAGGTTGTAATCAAAAACCTTCCGACCACGATTCACCTTCAAATGGAGTTAACTTGCCCAGCTCTTCTCCCAGTGCGAACTCGACGAGTTGTCCAATTGGACATTTAACCGGGGATCAGGTAGCCCTCGTCTGCCCCACTGGATTCCGTCGTCACCCGAAATACTGTAATTTGTTTTATCAATGTACATCCGCACATGAGATGGATTTCAAAGTGGTTGTATTAAGTTGTCCGACCAACTTGATCTACGACTCCGTCAAAATGCAGTGTCTTCCTCcacacgtttctgaacgttgcACCGGAATGATCGCCAAATCCGCGTTGTACGAAACTCTACAACAGCATTCTTTAACACCG ATCGACGTCCCAGATCATCGTCTATGTCCAGGACCCGGGCACTATCCTTACCACAGCAGCTGCAGTGACATATTCTATAAGTGCGTTTCGAACGACGACGAATCCGTCGATGGATATCTCTATAAATGTCCTCCAGGATTCGTGTATTGGCCAGGATCTCGTCGCTGCGAAGACGCAAGTCGTTTTAGTTGCGCCGGATCGAATCACTAG
- the Hrs gene encoding hepatocyte growth factor-regulated tyrosine kinase substrate, producing MFRISAFEKLLEKATSNLHLDPDWPAILQICDLIRQGDIQPKAALAAIKKKIINPNPHVAFFGLLVLESCVKNCGSPIHDEIGTKQYMEQLKELVKTSPHDNVKLKTLELIQAWAFAFRNSPKYRAVQDTVNIMKAEGYNFPALKESDAMFSADTAPEWAQGEVCHRCRVAFGVIQRRHHCRACGQVFCQQCSSKVSTLPKFGIEKEVRVCEACYEQVNKPSTASTKETDLPAEYLTSSLAQQQQMPPRKTAEELQEEEELHLAIALSQSEAEQKEKEKKRATSAVKTSSSPIARTTHSPTLSPNASPSRVRDEESDNPELAKYLNRKYWEQRQSMIEEHSSRPDVTSPSAPNIGSPMPQRIMVPKQQNGEVDNEMEEFVSNLRSQVEIFVNRMKSNSSRGRSIANDSFFQALFMNITAMHSKLLRYIQEHDDNRVCYEGLQDKLAQMKDARAALDALREEHRDKLRREAEEAERQRQLQMAHKLDIMRKKKQEYLQYTRQLALQKIQEQERELQMRQEHQKQQYIMGSYQTVPTFIGPVTHSSPIRHPHYQAPGPTYNPMSPTNQGVYVYGPPSVGPYQMQNYGMSQMSGVPPHMINSLANPEQQGSTEPTAQNRDSMPPTGPGMANQLGSGPMSQMQQASAHQMGQQVQQQAPVHMTSGRPMPQTSGPTVPTMGPPPTSVPQHVLPMRPTGPMPLSQVPPSAASQIGAQQSQNPLVMQQSMPPIQQHNSAPNIPPNASSLPMPSPNVSNGGGPPSQAVQHHQALPGQQQIPIPQVQSVQYQPPSANQPQVASQPQTSTDSNETKDSAKPDTAELISFD from the exons ATGTTCCGAATTTCGGCGTTCGAAAAATTGTTGG AAAAAGCTACGAGTAATTTACATCTCGATCCGGATTGGCCAGCAATATTGCAAATCTGTGACCTCATCAGGCAGGGTGATATCCA GCCAAAAGCTGCACTCGCtgctataaagaaaaaaattatcaacccGAATCCACACGTTGCATTCTTTGGACTACTG GTTTTAGAATCATGCGTCAAGAACTGTGGAAGTCCAATCCATGATGAAATTGGTACCAAACAGTACATGGAACAATTGAAAGAGCTTGTCAAGACATCTCCTCATGATAACGTTAAACTGAAAACTCTTGAACTCATACAAGCTTGGGCATTTGCATTTCGCAACAGTCCTAAGTACAGGGCGGTGCAA GATACGGTCAATATTATGAAAGCCGAGGGTTACAATTTTCCAGCTTTAAAAGAAAGCGACGCAATGTTTAGCGCAGACACAGCACCGGAATGGGCCCAGGGTGAGGTTTGCCATCGTTGCCGTGTTGCATTTGGCGTTATTCAACGGCGTCATCATTGCCGAGCATGCGGTCAAGTTTTTTGCCAGCAATGTTCGAGCAAAGTATCGACTTTACCGAAATTTGGCATTGAGAAAGAAGTTCGAGTTTGTGAGGCTTGTTACGAACAAGTAAACAAACCGAGTACAGCATCGACCAAAGAGACCGATTTACCTGCTGAATATCTTACAAGTTCGTTGGCTCAACAACAGCAG ATGCCACCAAGGAAAACCGCGGAGGAACTTCAAGAAGAGGAGGAATTGCACCTTGCGATCGCATTGAGTCAGAGCGAGGCTGAGCAGAAGGAGAAGGAAAAGAAGCGTGCTACAAGTGCGGTGAAAACGAGCTCGTCTCCAATAGCTAGAACGACTCATTCTCCAACGTTGTCTCCG AACGCAAGCCCGTCTCGAGTGCGCGATGAAGAATCCGACAATCCGGAACTGGCAAAGTATCTCAATCGCAAGTACTGGGAGCAAAGACAATCGATGATAGAAGAGCACAGCTCGAGACCAGATGTGACGAGCCCTTCAGCACCGAATATCGGCAGTCCGATGCCCCAGAGGATAATGGTGCCAAAACAGCAAAACGGCGAAGTCGATAATGAAATGGAAGAATTTGTTAGCAATTTGAGATCGCAGGTTGAGATATTCGTCAATAGAATGAAAAGCAATTCGTCGAGAGGTCGATCAATTGCTAACGATAGCTTCTTTCAAGCtctcttcatgaatatcaCCGCGATGCATTCGAA ATTACTGCGATACATTCAAGAACATGATGACAATAGAGTATGCTACGAGGGTCTACAGGACAAACTCGCGCAAATGAAGGATGCAAGAGCAGCTCTGGATGCTCTTCGAGAGGAACATCGTGACAAGCTTAGACGCGAGGCTGAAGAGGCTGAGCGTCAACGACAGTTACAAATGGCACATAAGCTCGATATAATGCGCAAAAAGAAACAAGAATATTTGCAATATACGCGACAGCTGGCGCTTCAGAAGATCCAAGAGCAGGAGAGAGAATTGCAAATGCGTCAAGAACACCAAAAACAACAATATATAATgg GAAGTTATCAAACGGTTCCCACTTTCATTGGGCCAGTGACTCACAGTTCGCCTATTCGCCATCCTCACTATCAAGCTCCGGGACCTACTTACAATCCAATGTCTCCGACTAATCAAGGTGTTTACGTTTACGGACCACCCTCCGTTGGACCATATCAGATGCAAAATTATGGCATGTCGCAAATGAGCGGCGTACCACCACACATGATCAATTCCTTGGCTAATCCTGAGCAGCAAGGATCGACTGAACCAACTGCTCAGAACCGCGATTCCATGCCGCCAACGGGTCCTGGAATG GCAAATCAACTAGGGAGTGGACCAATGTCGCAAATGCAACAAGCGAGTGCCCACCAGATGGGTCAGCAGGTACAGCAACAAGCTCCAGTGCACATGACATCAGGACGACCGATGCCTCAAACAAGTGGACCAACTGTTCCAACAATGGGTCCACCGCCGACTTCGGTGCCTCAGCACGTTTTGCCAATGCGACCGACCGGACCAATGCCATTATCACAAGTTCCCCCGAGTGCAGCATCGCAAATAGGAGCACAGCAGTCCCAAAATCCTCTCGTTATGCAGCAGTCTATGCCGCCGATTCAACAGCATAATTCTGCACCGAACATACCACCAAATGCAAGCTCTTTACCGATGCCGTCGCCGAACGTGTCCAACGGCGGTGGACCTCCCTCCCAAGCGGTCCAGCATCACCAGGCTCTTCCAGGACAACAACAAATACCCATTCCACAAGTGCAGTCAGTCCAATATCAACCGCCATCGGCAAATCAACCTCAAGTTGCTTCACAACCACAAACTTCAACGGACAGCAACGAGACGAAAGATTCAGCAAAACCCGATACAGCCGAGCTCATTTCGTTTGATTAA